In one Halosolutus amylolyticus genomic region, the following are encoded:
- a CDS encoding DUF1059 domain-containing protein, which translates to MTDAHKLDCESAAADCRFIIQSEDETEAIELARNHMKEVHGQEYTDEELQEEHLQVV; encoded by the coding sequence ATGACTGACGCACACAAACTCGATTGCGAATCGGCGGCGGCGGATTGCCGGTTCATCATCCAATCGGAAGACGAGACGGAAGCGATCGAACTGGCCAGGAACCACATGAAAGAGGTCCACGGACAGGAGTACACGGACGAGGAACTCCAGGAGGAACACCTGCAAGTCGTGTGA
- the gatD gene encoding Glu-tRNA(Gln) amidotransferase subunit GatD, which produces MNPGDRVRVDRADRTYDGVVLPSSTDDHLVVKLEGGYNVGVNRADADVTVLEEDVYEIDGTSADESESTVEFDDDLPTIALISTGGTIASTVDYRTGAVTAQFDAEDVLRAVPDLAGRANYRGRVVANILSENMEPPIWQDLAEAVHEEIEAGADGVVVMHGTDTMQYSASVLSFMLDTPVPIVFTGSQRSADRPSSDNVMNAVCAVEAAKSDCAEVLVCMHASESDDACALHRGTRVRKNHTSRRDAFETIGAEPLGEVDYDTEVVSFRRDYRERGAADLAIEPDLESDVELLKFTPGMDPAFFDVVEGSEGLVLEGTGLGHVHTDLVPRIEELIENGTTVVMTSQCLEGRVCDRVYDTGRDLLDAGVIEAGDTLPGTAKGKLMWALANADDVEEAMRTSLAGELQDRSVPWE; this is translated from the coding sequence ATGAACCCAGGCGACCGCGTCCGCGTCGATCGCGCGGACCGCACGTACGACGGCGTGGTGCTCCCCTCCAGCACGGACGACCACCTCGTGGTGAAACTCGAGGGCGGCTACAACGTCGGCGTCAATCGGGCCGACGCCGACGTCACCGTCCTCGAGGAGGACGTCTACGAGATCGATGGCACGAGCGCCGACGAGAGCGAGTCGACCGTCGAGTTCGACGACGACCTGCCGACGATCGCCCTCATCTCGACCGGCGGGACGATCGCCTCGACCGTCGACTACCGGACCGGCGCCGTGACGGCGCAGTTCGACGCCGAGGACGTCCTCCGTGCGGTGCCGGATCTCGCGGGGCGTGCGAACTATCGCGGGCGCGTCGTCGCCAACATCCTCTCGGAGAACATGGAGCCGCCGATCTGGCAGGACCTCGCCGAGGCGGTCCACGAGGAGATCGAGGCCGGTGCCGACGGCGTCGTCGTCATGCACGGGACCGACACGATGCAGTACTCCGCGTCGGTGCTCTCGTTCATGCTCGACACCCCGGTCCCGATCGTCTTCACCGGGAGCCAGCGATCGGCCGATCGGCCCTCCTCGGACAACGTGATGAACGCCGTCTGCGCCGTCGAGGCCGCCAAGAGCGACTGCGCGGAGGTGCTGGTCTGTATGCACGCCTCCGAGAGCGACGACGCCTGCGCGCTCCACCGCGGCACCCGGGTTCGCAAGAACCACACCTCCCGGCGGGACGCGTTCGAGACGATCGGCGCGGAGCCGCTCGGCGAAGTCGATTACGACACCGAAGTGGTTAGCTTCCGCCGCGACTATCGGGAACGCGGCGCGGCCGACCTCGCGATCGAACCCGACCTCGAGAGCGACGTGGAACTCCTGAAGTTCACCCCCGGAATGGATCCCGCGTTCTTCGACGTCGTCGAGGGGAGCGAGGGACTGGTCCTCGAAGGAACGGGACTCGGTCACGTCCACACCGATCTCGTCCCGCGAATCGAGGAGCTGATCGAGAACGGGACGACGGTCGTCATGACGAGTCAGTGCCTCGAAGGACGGGTCTGCGATCGGGTCTACGACACCGGCCGGGATCTCCTCGACGCGGGCGTGATCGAGGCCGGCGACACGCTGCCCGGCACCGCGAAGGGCAAGCTGATGTGGGCGCTGGCGAACGCCGACGACGTCGAGGAAGCCATGCGGACGTCGCTGGCCGGCGAACTGCAGGACCGATCGGTCCCCTGGGAGTGA
- a CDS encoding methyltransferase domain-containing protein gives MSESLDVDKLEREVKGVYRAVAESPDEEFHFEMGRPLASRLGYPDADLDAIPEAAVESFAGVGYHFELVDVQEGDDVLDLGSGSGMDAFVAARHVGETGSVTGLDMTEEQLENARQLRDEGGFDAVSFEPGYVEDLPFADESFDVVISNGVINLSAEKERVFREVNRVLRPGGRLGLSDIISETQMPDSIKTNADLWAACIGGARQINDYTAMIEAAGFRDLEVRENPQYDFISEQAQGACQKYGVKSISLTARTADRSH, from the coding sequence GTGAGTGAATCGCTCGACGTCGACAAACTCGAACGGGAGGTCAAGGGCGTGTACCGTGCCGTCGCCGAGTCCCCCGACGAGGAGTTCCACTTCGAGATGGGGCGCCCGCTGGCGTCGCGCCTCGGCTATCCCGACGCGGATCTCGATGCGATTCCGGAGGCCGCGGTCGAGTCCTTCGCAGGCGTCGGCTATCACTTCGAACTCGTCGACGTCCAGGAGGGCGACGACGTACTCGATCTGGGGAGTGGCTCCGGCATGGACGCGTTCGTCGCGGCGCGTCACGTCGGCGAGACCGGAAGCGTGACCGGACTCGATATGACCGAGGAGCAACTGGAGAACGCACGCCAGCTCCGCGACGAGGGCGGCTTCGACGCCGTCTCGTTCGAACCGGGCTACGTCGAAGACCTTCCGTTCGCGGACGAGTCGTTCGACGTCGTGATCTCGAACGGCGTCATCAACCTCTCCGCGGAGAAAGAGCGCGTCTTCCGGGAGGTAAACCGGGTACTCAGGCCGGGCGGACGACTCGGTCTCTCGGACATCATCAGCGAGACCCAGATGCCCGACAGCATCAAGACGAACGCGGATCTCTGGGCGGCGTGTATCGGCGGCGCCAGACAGATCAACGACTACACCGCGATGATCGAAGCGGCCGGCTTCCGCGACCTCGAGGTCAGGGAGAACCCGCAGTACGACTTCATCTCGGAGCAAGCACAGGGGGCGTGCCAGAAGTACGGCGTGAAGAGCATCTCGCTCACGGCTCGCACCGCCGACAGGAGCCACTGA
- a CDS encoding GNAT family N-acetyltransferase, which translates to MSADGERSGSDGRIEIRRARHDDYDDVLAFTGDLWSDRGGDYIPRIYHEWLEDNDEPKKTFVAAVDGTVVGLVQGVMVSADEAWFQGMRVHPDYRRLGVSTRLNEAGFAWARDRGATVGRIMVFSWNTAGLGAARAGGYGPVTEFRWAHPEPTSDGAAIDTPETHRVTNDPAAAWRYWTHSDARTHLDGLGLAPEETWAVRELVRDDFDRFADETAVFAVESADGLAGAAYRTRSVERSTDGDDGDATETWAEYGVAAWEDVDATRSLFAAIARDAADLGADRTRVLIPETVAVVSDASAAGSEVSDEPDFVLGIDLAADARAFDDRIE; encoded by the coding sequence GTGAGCGCTGACGGGGAGCGGTCGGGGAGCGACGGGCGAATCGAGATCCGCCGCGCGAGACACGACGATTACGACGACGTCCTCGCGTTCACGGGCGACCTCTGGAGCGATCGGGGCGGCGACTACATCCCGCGGATCTACCACGAGTGGCTCGAGGACAACGACGAGCCGAAGAAGACGTTCGTCGCCGCGGTCGACGGGACGGTCGTGGGACTCGTCCAGGGCGTCATGGTCTCGGCCGACGAGGCGTGGTTCCAGGGGATGCGCGTCCACCCCGACTACCGGCGACTGGGCGTCAGCACCCGGCTGAACGAGGCCGGCTTCGCGTGGGCCCGCGACCGGGGCGCGACCGTCGGCCGGATCATGGTGTTCTCGTGGAACACGGCCGGCCTCGGGGCCGCCCGCGCGGGCGGCTACGGGCCGGTGACGGAGTTCCGGTGGGCACACCCCGAGCCGACGTCGGACGGGGCGGCGATCGACACCCCCGAAACGCACCGGGTGACGAACGACCCCGCCGCCGCGTGGCGATACTGGACCCACAGCGACGCGCGAACCCACCTCGACGGACTCGGCCTCGCCCCCGAGGAGACGTGGGCCGTGCGAGAACTCGTGCGGGACGACTTCGATCGCTTCGCCGACGAGACGGCCGTCTTCGCGGTCGAGAGCGCGGACGGACTCGCGGGTGCGGCCTACCGGACCCGGTCGGTCGAGCGATCGACGGACGGCGACGACGGCGACGCCACCGAGACGTGGGCCGAGTACGGCGTCGCCGCCTGGGAGGACGTCGACGCGACCCGGTCGCTGTTCGCGGCGATCGCGCGCGACGCCGCCGACCTCGGGGCCGATCGGACCCGCGTGCTGATTCCCGAGACGGTCGCGGTCGTCAGCGACGCGTCCGCTGCGGGGAGCGAGGTGTCCGACGAACCGGATTTCGTGCTCGGGATCGACCTCGCCGCGGACGCGAGGGCGTTCGACGATCGCATCGAGTGA
- a CDS encoding helix-turn-helix transcriptional regulator yields MLTSATNSPIDDVEFLARSEHRVTALAALARRPQSRADLRAMTGVSRSTIGRTLRAFEERCWITRAGRHYEATQLGAFVAAGMQELLDRFETEQTLRDVWECLPDDADGFSIEMVTDAVVTVAAADDPYRPVNRFTSLLRETDRFRVVGFDVALLEPCRDELCERIVAGMPAEIITSPTVAAYIRSTDPEQFAAALENGNLTVRLRDDLPSYGVGIFDDRIAISGTDPASGTVQAVIDTDDPAAREWAESTYESYRRTVPTLSLETPVS; encoded by the coding sequence ATGCTAACGAGTGCCACGAATTCGCCGATCGACGACGTCGAGTTCCTCGCGCGCTCGGAGCATCGGGTGACCGCGCTGGCCGCCCTGGCCAGGCGGCCCCAGAGTCGGGCCGACCTCCGGGCCATGACCGGCGTCTCGAGGTCCACGATCGGGCGCACGCTCCGCGCGTTCGAAGAGCGATGCTGGATCACCAGAGCGGGGCGACACTACGAGGCGACGCAACTGGGTGCCTTCGTCGCAGCGGGGATGCAGGAGTTGCTCGACCGATTCGAGACCGAGCAGACGCTTCGGGACGTCTGGGAGTGTCTCCCGGACGACGCGGACGGGTTCTCGATCGAGATGGTCACGGACGCGGTCGTGACGGTCGCCGCGGCCGACGACCCGTACCGCCCGGTGAACCGTTTTACGTCCCTGCTTCGGGAGACGGACCGGTTCCGGGTCGTCGGGTTCGACGTGGCCCTGCTCGAACCGTGCCGGGACGAACTCTGTGAGCGAATCGTCGCGGGGATGCCCGCGGAGATCATCACCTCACCCACCGTCGCCGCGTACATCCGATCGACCGATCCCGAGCAGTTCGCCGCGGCCCTGGAAAACGGCAATCTCACGGTCCGCCTGCGCGACGACCTGCCGTCCTACGGGGTCGGGATCTTCGACGATCGAATCGCGATCAGCGGCACCGATCCCGCCAGCGGGACGGTCCAGGCGGTGATCGACACCGACGACCCGGCGGCACGCGAGTGGGCGGAGTCGACGTACGAGTCCTACCGGCGCACGGTTCCGACGCTCAGCCTCGAGACACCCGTCTCCTGA